Below is a genomic region from Candidatus Zixiibacteriota bacterium.
ATGATACGGGAATTCAATGTGCAGGCCAATGTCGGTAAACCGTCGGTTGCTTACAAGGAGACTATCACCTCCGCCGTTGAGGCCGAGGGTAAATTTATCCGGCAGACCGGCGGAAAGGGCCAGTACGGTCATGTCTGGCTCAAAGTCGAGCCGTCAGAAAACGGCACTGCCTTCAAGTTTGAAAATAAGATTGTGGGCACCACCATTCCCAGAGAATATATACCTTATATAGAAAAGGGCGTTAAAGAGGCGATGTCCAACGGCACTATTGCCGGATATCCGCTGACCGGTATAAAAGTGACTCTGTTTAACGGCTCTTATCACGATGTCGATTCCAGCGAGATGGCGTACCGCATTGCCGCCTCGATGGCATTACAGGATGCGGCGCGGCGCGCTAATCCGGTTATTCTGGAACCGGTGATGAGCGTTGAAGTCATTTGCCCCGAGATTTATATGGGAAACGTGGTGGGCGACTTGAATCTGCGTCGCGGAAAAATTAACGGCATGGTGCCGCGAAATAACCTGCAGGTGATTACCGCGACCGTTCCTCTGGCTGAGATGTTCGGCTATGCTACGGTCCTGCGCAATCTCACCCAGGGACGCGGTTCCTATACCATGCAGTTTTCCAAGTACGCGCCCCTTCCCCGCGAAGTGGCGGCCAGAATGTTTGGAAATATGATATTTGTCTAAATAGTAGAGGAGTTCCTACCTATGGCGAAGGAGAAATTTGTACGGACGAAGCCGCATGTTAATGTAGGTACGATTGGTCATGTGGATCATGGTAAGACGACGTTGACGGCGGCGATGACGATGGTTTTGAGTCGTCGGGGTTTG
It encodes:
- a CDS encoding GTP-binding protein; amino-acid sequence: MAKEKFVRTKPHVNVGTIGHVDHGKTTLTAAMTMVLSRRGL